From the genome of Primulina huaijiensis isolate GDHJ02 chromosome 11, ASM1229523v2, whole genome shotgun sequence:
ATACACTTTATATGGAGATATAAAATTATGTGTATATATTGTTGTTAATATCTCGTATTATCAAAAGTTTTTAAACActtgatataataataataataataataataataataataataataataataataataataataataatatgagaattaaattaTAAAGGAATTATAGAATTCTAGTAGGACAAGGATTAGGAATCTTTGTGGGAAAGGGACTCCTGATTGGATCAGGAGCcgcaatatataaatatactatGAGGAGTCATAATACATAACGAAACTCTTGCAATAAAACTTTGCACACAAAACATTCCTCACCATAGAATACAAGCTCTCGGCCAACACAAGGTTTTGGGTTGAAAATTTCGGTCACCTTGTTTCTTCCACCGCTGCACTTCTAACGATGTACCTAttccggattttggaaattcggatgGCATAGTCTCCACGCACAAATCACTTATGATTTCTAGTACAATCCAAGCGAGGAACGTAGTTTCCTATCATGAACTTAATTAGGCGATCAAATCCAGTGAACCGTTCATAGAGATTTACAAGAAGAACTATCTCCGCTTAAAAATCGGAATATGTTGGAGCCAAGCGTTTTATACGCGAAAGTATAACACTAAATGTCTTATGAATGTTTGTATTAACATACGATGCCCAAGAACTGTTTTTGAATGtcgaaacaaaatttttaaactttcattttgccttgggtgcgagaaaacgGTGTCCCaacatatatatcacaaaaatgATCAAAAGAAAGAATTAGAAAATCAAAATATGGCACTTAACAAAATGTTGTACCAAATTGGAAAAGTTAATATGATTACAGCAACTATAATGAGAACAATGGCAATGCAAGTGTATTTCCTCGAGCTCTTCTGGTACACCTTCGCTTCCTGAAGCTGCTCTGTCCCCCGCCTCACGAACGAGCTCGCATGCGCTACGTGGCTTTCGATATCGTTCAGCTGCTGCCCTTGAGACTCCACCAGAGCCGCCATGTCCAGAAAAATCTGGTGCAGTTCCATCAGGTTTTTCTCTATCTCCTTCACCGCGTCGTGTCTTTCTTGAATTTCCGATATGGTGTCCAAGATCTGGCCCCGGCCCTGTTCTTGAATTGCCTTTTGGAGGAAAGTTTCACTCTCACCGCTGGAGATCAGGTTCTCGATTAGCTCATCGTTCGCCTTCTCTCCAGTGATGGTGAAATATCGCCGCCCGACGGTTTCTTTGTATTCCTCGTTCATTCGAGCTCGAAGGCCCTGGAAATCATCCATCAGGTCTTTGAGTTTTTTACCGAGTCCGCTGACCACGGAGGTTCGAGTCCTATCGGCGGAAGATCCGGGTCCGCAGCCTGGGACACGCCGTTGGGCAGCATTTGATTGCTCTAAGGCTTCCAGCTTCCCTTTGATGGATTTTACAATTTTCAAGACTTCGGAAACATCTGAATCCATCCAGGCTCGGAGCTGTTTCATAGTCTTGGCGTTATGGACAGTTTTGCTCTGTTCGTTGGATTCTTGGAGCCGTTTATAGAGCTTGTCCACTTGGTTCATGTCTTGTTTGACTTTTTCGACTTCGTCGAAAAACCGGTTTAGGTCGACGGTTTCCATCCCATTGGCTCCTCCGGAATCGAGATCACCGGTCCTGAGGTCCTGGTATCTCTTGAAAGATTGTGAGAAAAGGTCGTTCATCTTTGGGCCGCCTCAATGGTAGTGTAAAAACCTATTTTCTTGGGAAATAGGGTGGTGTTACGGCGGCGGAAATGGTGGGTGGCTTTTCTCAACTTGTCTTGATCTCCTCTCCTTTTCGTTTTTGTATTTGCATGGTATGTTGATGAAGGGACAAGAAAAGGCAAGAAAAGCCAAGTGTTCATTCATGAAGAAATAAAGTGGATATATTATTTTGGTGATACTGATTTTGGGACTAATATTAGAAGTATTCAGATAGATTTATTTAATGATCAATCGATAAAAGAGGAGAAAATAATGGTTAATGGTTCTTATCCCTTCTAATTTCAACCTtagaaatttcatattttctatTTGTTTTTACATAATATTAAAGAACAAAATCTACCATAttgtaaattattaattaaatgtttctAAAATTACAAATACTAAACTTGTAAGGATCTATCTAGAGTAGATGCatgcaagatttttttctttccAGGAAAAATGGAACGGCCAGTTCATCCATCCCCCAACATGCATCGTTTTATTTAAAATGggaatcctaatttaatttgACCATGCATAAGTACTTTTGGTGTCTAGTGCAATTAATATTGGGATTCATGATAACATAAATTGAAAAGCTATTTCAACGAAAGCATTTGGAAGAAAAAAG
Proteins encoded in this window:
- the LOC140988801 gene encoding syntaxin-125-like; this encodes MNDLFSQSFKRYQDLRTGDLDSGGANGMETVDLNRFFDEVEKVKQDMNQVDKLYKRLQESNEQSKTVHNAKTMKQLRAWMDSDVSEVLKIVKSIKGKLEALEQSNAAQRRVPGCGPGSSADRTRTSVVSGLGKKLKDLMDDFQGLRARMNEEYKETVGRRYFTITGEKANDELIENLISSGESETFLQKAIQEQGRGQILDTISEIQERHDAVKEIEKNLMELHQIFLDMAALVESQGQQLNDIESHVAHASSFVRRGTEQLQEAKVYQKSSRKYTCIAIVLIIVAVIILTFPIWYNILLSAIF